A single region of the Thermodesulfatator indicus DSM 15286 genome encodes:
- a CDS encoding HAD family hydrolase: protein MEARGVLKLLVFDCDGVLFDSREANRAYYNAICEAMGRPPLSEEELEVVHMQTAENSVRYLFRNQPELIDKALEFQKSLNYEKFIHLMKPEPGLEELVKSIRPPVKTAISTNRTTTMGRLLEIFNYEPFFDLVVTALVSPKPKPHPEALKMILDHFRVTPKEVLYVGDTEVDYKLTKALNVPLVAFKNPNLEADFHVKSFYELQNLIKETFLLRGV from the coding sequence CTAGAGGCGTATTAAAACTCCTGGTTTTTGACTGTGACGGCGTCCTTTTTGATTCGCGGGAGGCGAACCGGGCCTATTACAACGCCATCTGTGAGGCCATGGGGCGCCCTCCCCTCTCTGAAGAAGAGCTTGAAGTCGTCCATATGCAAACCGCGGAAAACTCAGTGCGCTATCTCTTCAGAAACCAGCCCGAGTTGATAGATAAGGCCCTTGAGTTTCAAAAAAGCCTGAATTACGAAAAATTTATTCATTTAATGAAACCAGAGCCCGGCCTTGAAGAACTGGTAAAAAGCATCCGCCCGCCGGTTAAAACCGCTATTTCCACGAATAGAACCACCACCATGGGGCGCCTGTTGGAAATTTTTAATTACGAGCCGTTTTTTGACCTAGTGGTAACTGCCTTGGTGTCTCCCAAGCCTAAACCACACCCTGAGGCCCTAAAAATGATACTTGATCATTTCAGGGTAACGCCCAAAGAGGTGCTTTATGTGGGAGATACCGAAGTAGATTATAAATTGACTAAAGCTTTGAATGTGCCTTTAGTGGCCTTTAAGAATCCAAACTTAGAGGCCGATTTCCATGTAAAGAGCTTTTACGAATTACAAAACTTAATAAAAGAAACATTCTTATTACGGGGAGTATAA